A stretch of the Lactuca sativa cultivar Salinas chromosome 9, Lsat_Salinas_v11, whole genome shotgun sequence genome encodes the following:
- the LOC111920862 gene encoding protein FAR-RED ELONGATED HYPOCOTYL 3-like translates to MHIKPDEFEKKWDLIINEFNLEDKRWFSDMFELRDKWIPAYFSDTRMSGWMKTTSRSESMNSFFNTYSQSGNLLLHFMMNYDTTIQKQRNTQQELDHQTKKAVYKFISPRPIEKHAAKVYTSTLFYEVQKEIYKGSWYCQYEHLATKNEWELYKVEQLNKNSDLKTKFEVEIKLPTNNVKCTCEHFNRFGTLCRHAFNILMKHGIKEIPKQYIENRWRKDVISRHYNFGRHVYNTRDIEINRSVNQAYYNFEACLEYIRKNKEKMDLLVKKTESMLKEYENDPTNELQKNRTDVEDVGKLMGITIPKYININVPNVQSNKGCGKKSRIQSAAKIMYKNSNKKTRRCSGCGERAPHNLQTCPIKLAAEQSSKAT, encoded by the exons ATGCATATCAAACCAGATGAATTTGAAAAGAAGTGGGATTTGATTATTAATGAATTCAATCTGGAAGATAAAAGATGGTTCAGTGATATGTTTGAATTACGTGACAAATGGATACCTGCATACTTCAGTGACACAAGAATGTCTGGATGGATGAAAACCACTTCAAGATCAGAAAGCATGaattccttcttcaacacttactcTCAATCAGGAAATTTACTTTTACATTTCATGATGAACTATGACACAacaattcaaaaacaaagaaatacACAACAAGAGCTTGATCATCAAACAAAGAAGGCGGTATATAAATTTATTTCACCACGACCAATAGAAAAACATGCTGCAAAAGTTTatacaagtacattgttttatgaaGTACAGAAAGAAATATATAAAGGTTCCTGGTACTGCCAATACGAACATCTTGCAACAAAAAATGAATGGGAGTTATACAAAGTGGAACAACTGAACAAGAATAGTGATCTAAAAACAAAATTTGAG GTAGAAATAAAACTTCCAACAAATAATGTAAAATGTACATGTGAACACTTCAACCGCTTTGGGACTTTGTGCAGACATGCATTCAACATACTCATGAAACATGGAATTAAGGAGATACCTAAACAGTACATTGAGAATCGTTGGAGAAAGGATGTGATATCAAGGCATTATAATTTTGGTAGACATGTATATAATACAAGAGACATTGAAATTAACAGATCTGTCAATCAAGCGTACTACAACTTTGAAGCATGTTTGGAATACAtaagaaaaaataaagaaaaaatggaTTTGCTTGTTAAGAAAACAGAAAGCATGCTGAAGGAATATGAAAACGATCCTACAAATGAATTGCAGAAAAATAGAACAGATGTTGAAGATGTAGGAAAGCTTATGGGCATAACCATTCCAAAATACATTAACATCaatgttccaaatgttcaaagcaATAAAGGATGCGGAAAGAAAAGTAGAATTCAAAGTGCAGCAAAAATAATGTATAAAAATTCAAACAAGAAAACAAGAAGATGCTCAGGATGTGGAGAAAGGGCTCCTCATAACTTGCAGACATGCCCAATCAAACTTGCAGCAGAACAATCATCAAAAGCTACATAG